From Haliotis asinina isolate JCU_RB_2024 chromosome 8, JCU_Hal_asi_v2, whole genome shotgun sequence, a single genomic window includes:
- the LOC137294464 gene encoding anti-sigma-I factor RsgI6-like — MDWSFCVLLLFLPLTYCQEMFKDPGFETLAEWSCYLTQCDLVTDKVEGNFALKVSNRTHYYQGPSQTVDSIVPNGQYEASVYVKLLNDEPTVLGQHISLTVEFGLPGGKKDRLYVPAADKPMVTSSDGWIHLQGDFSAPDTPLRSTRLYVSGPHPMVNFLVDSASLKVAPKAPQTWKADTDQVIDRIRKSNITIKVTWDTSVDPSTLEIQLKQVKHGFPFGTAVRAQQYLHGDRRYSDFINKHFNYAVLENDLKWPINARHSGAAHYDTAVEALNKLLSNGHRANAHCLLWSKVDKVPPWVRPLRGNALRKAVTHRISEALNKTKGLVQHWDVNNENLHTQWFRETLQDRDYNMEVFRIAHQVDPSMKLFFNENTVTARGGDTMAYRDMAMQFKQAGVPVHGMGVQTHFRDLTSPDPYLLKKRLDLLAEVGLPLWVSELDLYSPDVNKRADWYEIALRSLFGHPAVDGIMLWGFWSEQQWRGEPASLVSGPSFQTNAAGQRFLDLLEKEWMTNMTTKVSHTHRQIEVRGFHGDYELTATYHGRPLQTKTTFTLGKTDIHAKLHIPRLSAAIIG, encoded by the exons ATGGACTGGTCTTTCTGTGTGCTGCTACTATTTTTGCCTCTAACATATTGCCAAGAAATGTTTAAAGATCCAGGATTTGAAACCCTCGCTGAGTGGTCATGCTACCTGACGCAGTGCGACCTCGTTACTGACAAAGTTGAAGGGAACTTTGCTCTCAAAGTTTCCAACAG AACCCACTACTACCAAGGCCCCAGCCAAACAGTGGACAGCATCGTTCCCAACGGTCAGTATGAAGCCAGTGTGTATGTCAAGTTGCTGAACGATGAGCCAACGGTTCTTGGACAGCATATCAGTCTCACAGTGGAATTCGGCCTACCAG GTGGTAAGAAGGATAGATTATACGTCCCTGCTGCCGACAAGCCCATGGTGACGTCATCAGATGGTTGGATCCATCTGCAAGGAGACTTCAGTGCCCCAGATACAC CCCTGCGGTCAACACGACTCTACGTCTCTGGCCCCCACCCGATGGTCAATTTCCTCGTGGATTCAGCTTCATTGAAAGTTGCTCCGAAGGCTCCCCAGACCTGGAAGGCAGACACTGATCAAGTTATTGACAGAATACGCAAATCAAATATCACTATAAA AGTAACCTGGGACACGTCAGTCGACCCCAGCACCTTAGAAATCCAG TTAAAGCAGGTGAAACATGGTTTTCCGTTTGGAACTGCGGTCAGGGCACAACAGTATCTCCATGGTGACCGTCGCTATAGTGACTTCATCAACAAACACTTCAACTATGCAGTTCTCGAGAATGACCTGAAATGGCCAATCAACGCAAGACATTCT GGAGCTGCCCATTATGACACTGCAGTAGAGGCGCTCAACAAACTACTCTCAAATGG ACATCGGGCTAATGCGCACTGCCTTCTGTGGTCCAAGGTGGACAAAGTACCACCATGGGTTCGACCTTTGAGAGGCAACGCACTCCGAAAGGCCGTCACACACAGAATATCAGAGGCCCTCAATAAGACAAAGGGACT AGTTCAACACTGGGACGTAAACAACGAGAACCTCCACACCCAGTGGTTCCGAGAGACTCTCCAAGACAGGGACTACAACATGGAGGTGTTCAGGATCGCCCACCAAGTGGACCCTAGCATGAAGCTGTTCTTTAATGAAAACACAGTAACAGCTCGCGGTGGTGATACCatg GCATACCGTGATATGGCGATGCAGTTCAAACAGGCCGGGGTCCCTGTACATGGTATGGGTGTCCAGACACACTTCAGGGATCTCACCTCACCGGACCCTTACCTTCtcaag AAACGTCTAGACCTGCTTGCTGAAGTTGGCCTCCCGCTGTGGGTGAGCGAGCTGGACCTGTATTCCCCGGATGTGAACAAGCGAGCTGATTGGTACGAGATTGCTCTGAGGTCATTGTTCGGTCACCCAGCTGTGGATGGTATCATGCTGTGGGGCTTCTGGTCCGAGCAGCAGTGGCGTGGGGAACCTGCCTCGTTGGTCAGTGGACCTAGCTTCCAG ACTAATGCAGCTGGACAGAGGTTCCTAGACCTTCTGGAAAAAGAATGGATGACAAATATGACAACGAAGGTTTCCCATACCCATAGACAGATAGAGGTGCGCGGCTTCCATGGCGATTATGAGCTGACGGCGACGTATCATGGACGACCATTACAAACAAAGACAACATTTACCCTCGGGAAGACGGACATTCATGCAAAACTGCACATCCCTAGACTGTCCGCTGCTATTATTGGATGA